From the genome of Tripterygium wilfordii isolate XIE 37 chromosome 6, ASM1340144v1, whole genome shotgun sequence:
CTTAAACAAAGCATTGATAAATTATGAGCATTATATACGCCCTATATTATTTttctaagtacaccccaaactTAATAAATCTCAGTTAAAATCATAACATTATCAAATACatctctttttgtgttttttcaaaaaaaacactatCTGCCCCCTTCCTCTCCATCCTCTGCTAGGGTTTCTTCGAAGAAACCAGACCGAGTGAGGCCTGTGACGAACAGCCTCCGTCAGCTGCCCACCTTCCTCGTAGCCTACATAGTCTATCGATGAGCCGTAGAGCCTTTGAAACGTGGTGTCTCTCCATATGTATTCAGTACTCGTGTCAACTCTTATCATGGCCTCTTTGGAGCCAAAGCATTCAATGGCTAATGCATTGGCTGGCTGGTTCAGTCTTTCTAACTCCGGTAGGACCTACAACTAGAAAGATCGCTATGGGCGGCTGGGGTCTCTGACTGATTGCAAGGCTGATTGCCTCAACAGCTACTTCTTGTCCTACAATATGATccctcaaatttttttccaTGTGCAATTAAAGTGTTCTTTTTAATTTAAATCAGTTATACAATGAaaaataattgtttaatatatgattttaaactatatatataataataaaggTATTTCAATCATCTAACCATTCTTTCTAttaacatatatgctactttcaatataattacttatttattATATTGAAAGTATTTTCGTTTATAGAACTATacatttggtgttttttttttcacaaaatcaAAATGTCCATATCCAAGCTCTAATAATACCCCATGCCCCTCCAAAAGAATTCGTACCCTTGTCGTATTTGGTGATAACTCTCTTTCATGAGTTGGAATAAAACCATAACAATTCTAGTGCTTTTTCTTGGCCAATAGTGTGTAATTTACTACTCATCGAGAGACACCAAGGACTTAAATGTCTAATAGTTCATGATTGCATGATAACAAAATTAAGGTCATGACTCATGACACATACTCCTCCAAAGAATCTTGTGTCTTACTCTCTTCAAATTTCCTATGATGGTATCAAAATCAAATCGTGTGTCACTTGTTCACTATCTTTTatctataaatatatttgtttgtcTTTAGTGCAATTGctgtgttattttttttgttagagcCAACAAAATGTATCAGGGAACGTGTTTTGCTGTTATGGTTatgtcaacaaaatatattgatacaattgTGTAAATTTGATAACttaatttttatgtaatagacgTGAGACCTATTATTGATTTTAGTGTAAAATGCGTATGTTGTGGGGCCCAACCATGAGCAAACATATGGACATTTGAAATTCTATACTCACATCTATGCCACAACAAAATGAAACCAATATATTGACATTGTTGGAGCATGAATATTTTGGACAGCAATTCCAAGACAATATCAAGGCAAAATATTAAAACCCTTTGAGAATGCTCCAAATTTGGAAAATTTTCATAACATTTTCGTTCTCATCCCCATATTATCCTCATTATTTTAGTGTTATCCCCATATTACCCCTAAAAACTTATCTTCTTCATTACCttgtcttcttccttttttctctTCACTTCTTTTTAAttctttaattattatattcttaAATATTCAAATTCTGTTTTACCAATATTATCCAGCATTTTTTATACTAATATTATTCAGCATTTATGCTATTAGCATATCTGTTATTGTCAATATTATCTGCCAAACGAaatcataatttttaaatttcggAGAGTGAATACCCAAGCTATGACCAGTCAGGCTGGCTCGGGTGTTGAAATTTTGATTATGAATCCGAACCAAAAGAAATCGGATACATGATTCGATAACCCGATTTATCttaatataatacatatataatttgtgtaagtaattaaatattaattaacatgatttaatataaaaatcggATCCCTGATTTGAATTCTCTACACTACCACACCTCCACAGACCATCACTTCACAAAGCTCTGCAATCGCTCTCACCACAGCCATGGAACCTCAATCTCCACCAAAACCAAACTTCGCACTACCGGTAGACTCCAGTTTCAAAGCCACCGTATTCCGTCCACTCTCACTCGTATCACCGCATATGCGCGCTTTCCACCTCGCGTGGCTCTCGCTCTTCTCCTGCTTCCTCTCCACCTTCTCAATCCCGCCACTCATTCCTATCATCCGCGACGACCTCAACCTCACCGAGACGGACATCGGCCGCGCCGGTATCGCGTCCTTCGTCGGCTCAATCTTCTCTCGTCTCGCCATGGGCCCGGTCTGCGACCTCCTCGGCCCACGAATCGCCTCCGCCACGCTCTCCCTAGTCACAGCCCCAATCGTACTATCCGTTTCTCTGATCCATTCGGCTCAATCGTTCATCCTGATACGGTTCCTAGTGGGCCTGTGTTTGGCAAACTTCGTAGCGAACCAGTTTTGGATGATGTCCATGTTTTCAGGCAATGTAGTTGGGCTCGCTAACGGAGTCTCCGCCGGCTGGGCAAATACGGGCTCCGGTGTGGCCCAATTAGTCATGCCAATTATATGTAGCCTCATCAATGAATACCTAAACGTCCCTCTTTTCACTTCCTGGCGTTGGTCCTTCATTGTACCAGCAATTTTTCAGGCTTTCACAGCTATACTGGTACTCGTATATGGACAAGACCTTCCATTAGGAGACTATAATAGCTACAGAAAATCGAAAAAAATGGAAGAGAAATCACAAGGGATGggtttttttaaagttttgtttAATGGGTTAATGAATTACAGAGGGTGGATTTTGGGATTGATATATGGGTTCTGTTTTGGTGTTGAATTGACAACAGACAATATGATTGCAGAGTACTTTTATGACAGGTTTGGAGTGAATCTTGAGGTGGCAGGGACTATTGCGGCGTGTTTCGGGTTGTCGAATTTCTTTTCGAGGCCAATGGGAG
Proteins encoded in this window:
- the LOC119999402 gene encoding high affinity nitrate transporter 2.7, giving the protein MEPQSPPKPNFALPVDSSFKATVFRPLSLVSPHMRAFHLAWLSLFSCFLSTFSIPPLIPIIRDDLNLTETDIGRAGIASFVGSIFSRLAMGPVCDLLGPRIASATLSLVTAPIVLSVSLIHSAQSFILIRFLVGLCLANFVANQFWMMSMFSGNVVGLANGVSAGWANTGSGVAQLVMPIICSLINEYLNVPLFTSWRWSFIVPAIFQAFTAILVLVYGQDLPLGDYNSYRKSKKMEEKSQGMGFFKVLFNGLMNYRGWILGLIYGFCFGVELTTDNMIAEYFYDRFGVNLEVAGTIAACFGLSNFFSRPMGGVLSDKMGRRFGMRGRLWGLWMVQTVAGLFCILLGRVDSLWGSIVVMCGFSVLVQAASGLTFGVVPFVSKRSLGVISGMTGSGGTVGAVATQVLLFSGSSAFSKQTSISLMGVLMILCGLPVALIYFPQWGGMLCGPSSDSNSADDDYRLLD